The Longimicrobium sp. genome includes a window with the following:
- a CDS encoding ATP-binding protein: MNTVRPFSERTLFHARPAATVRRLSLRAKVFALFAGAALLMLVPALLLIADAVEREVYARATGQLSDALEELRVDWADRDDNLAQSVATLTVDPRVADAWSNPGALRQRIRENVQKLEVIAVDSTGRRLAGHSLDEETLRVLAADTARRGTRIVLAPGPRGPVPLRLASSPMERVTWSDSLMVADTVRLGTVAVGSQLTATGLSKDLQSTGTDVALIVGDSLLGVTLPDTSLVPEVRALKLNELRTGPKRVLLGGQPYLTTVSSLPTRGLAATVILFRPVTDELGIARAITQSLWAIGVAALLLALLLAAVVSRIVARPTQVLAEASVRLARGDYAAPLPRPSDDEIGQLARAFGDMREAIFAREQRLRSAQAEMIHREKLAAMGRLVAQLSHEINNPIYNIQNCLEALERRGDPRDPNREFLTLAQEELLRMAGLTRRLLDQSRPLSDAVAPTDLNAVVRRVLTLAGAEMETRGVEVETALDPTLPRVTVHPEAIQQVLANLVYNAGDAMPGGGTLRVVSRVADDAVEVIVEDTGTGIAEHDLPHIFEAFYTTKPGIAGIGLGLFVSEGIVRGHRGRLSVESTVGRGSRFTVRLPRETLDETLAEAPAEPATAGAAV; encoded by the coding sequence GTGAACACCGTCCGGCCGTTCAGTGAACGAACGCTGTTCCATGCCCGCCCCGCAGCGACGGTGCGGCGCCTGTCGCTGCGCGCCAAGGTCTTCGCCCTTTTCGCGGGCGCCGCGCTGCTGATGCTGGTGCCCGCGCTCCTGCTGATCGCGGACGCGGTGGAGCGCGAGGTGTACGCGCGGGCCACGGGACAGCTGAGCGACGCGCTGGAGGAGTTGCGGGTGGACTGGGCGGATCGCGACGACAACCTTGCGCAGAGCGTGGCCACGCTCACCGTGGATCCGCGCGTGGCCGACGCCTGGAGCAATCCGGGGGCACTGCGGCAGCGCATCCGCGAGAACGTCCAGAAGCTGGAGGTGATCGCGGTGGACAGCACCGGGCGCAGGCTGGCCGGGCACAGCCTGGACGAGGAGACGCTCCGCGTTCTGGCCGCGGACACGGCGCGGCGGGGGACGCGGATCGTGCTGGCGCCGGGCCCGCGCGGCCCCGTGCCGCTGCGGCTGGCGTCGTCGCCGATGGAGCGCGTCACCTGGTCCGACTCGCTGATGGTGGCGGACACGGTGCGGCTGGGGACGGTGGCCGTCGGATCGCAGCTCACGGCCACCGGGCTGAGCAAGGACCTCCAGTCCACCGGCACCGACGTGGCGCTGATCGTGGGCGACTCGCTGCTGGGGGTGACGCTGCCGGACACCTCCCTGGTGCCGGAGGTGCGCGCGCTGAAGCTGAACGAGCTGCGCACGGGCCCCAAGCGGGTGCTCCTGGGCGGCCAGCCCTACCTCACCACGGTGTCCAGCCTCCCCACGCGCGGGCTGGCGGCCACCGTGATCCTCTTCCGCCCGGTGACGGACGAGCTGGGGATCGCGCGCGCCATCACGCAGTCGCTGTGGGCGATCGGGGTGGCGGCGCTCCTCCTGGCGCTCCTTCTGGCCGCGGTGGTGTCGCGCATCGTGGCGCGCCCCACGCAGGTGCTGGCCGAGGCCTCCGTGCGGCTGGCGCGCGGCGACTACGCGGCCCCCCTCCCGCGCCCGTCGGACGACGAGATCGGGCAGCTGGCGCGTGCGTTCGGCGACATGCGCGAGGCCATCTTCGCGCGTGAGCAGCGGCTGCGGTCCGCGCAGGCGGAGATGATCCACCGCGAGAAGCTGGCTGCGATGGGGCGCCTCGTCGCGCAGCTCTCGCACGAGATCAACAACCCCATCTACAACATCCAGAACTGCCTGGAGGCGCTGGAGCGGCGCGGCGACCCGCGCGATCCCAACCGCGAGTTCCTCACGCTGGCGCAGGAGGAGCTGCTGCGCATGGCCGGCCTCACGCGCCGCCTCCTCGACCAGAGCCGCCCCCTCTCCGACGCCGTAGCCCCCACCGACCTGAACGCGGTGGTGCGGCGCGTCCTGACGCTGGCGGGCGCGGAGATGGAGACGCGCGGCGTGGAGGTGGAGACGGCGCTGGACCCGACCCTGCCGCGCGTGACCGTGCACCCGGAGGCGATCCAGCAGGTGCTCGCGAACCTGGTCTACAACGCGGGCGACGCCATGCCCGGCGGCGGCACCCTGCGCGTGGTGAGCCGCGTGGCCGACGACGCCGTGGAGGTGATCGTGGAGGACACGGGCACCGGCATCGCCGAGCACGACCTGCCGCACATCTTCGAGGCGTTCTACACCACCAAGCCCGGCATCGCGGGGATCGGCCTGGGCCTCTTCGTCTCCGAGGGTATCGTGCGCGGCCACCGCGGCCGCCTCTCGGTGGAGAGCACCGTCGGCCGCGGCAGCCGCTTCACCGTCCGCCTCCCCCGCGAAACCCTCGACGAGACCCTCGCCGAAGCCCCCGCCGAGCCCGCCACTGCCGGCGCCGCGGTCTGA
- a CDS encoding sigma-54 dependent transcriptional regulator — MTTETPRILIIDDDRAFRVGTGALLADEGYAVDAAPGGDEGLDRLRSDHYDMVLLDLKMEGRTGLSVLQELRVSGNDVPVLMLTGYATVDSAVQALKLGADDYLTKPCDNHVLRQKIRTVLARREPVLGAGARRLVATTTKMREVLRAISRVAPTESTVLLRGETGSGKEVIARALHEESPRRARAFVAVNCSSLAEGLLESELFGHARGAFTGAVTDRKGLFEEANAGTLFLDEIGDVSPAMQAKLLRVLQEREVVRVGTSRPVSVDVRVVAATHQDLEAMVEEGRFRKDLYFRLKVFQIRVPPLRDHPDDIPALVAAALARWNERSEASRRVAGVSDEAMELLTAYDWPGNVRELMAAAEYSCIVCEGGRILPCHLPEEIREGAGTFATGDGRKAGAVDSRPEIGRRYQAPDSDAEREAIRSALEEANGNRTKAAAALGMGRTTLWQKLKEYGL; from the coding sequence TTGACGACCGAAACACCCCGCATCCTCATCATCGACGACGACCGCGCTTTCCGCGTAGGGACCGGCGCGCTCCTGGCCGACGAAGGGTACGCCGTGGACGCGGCGCCTGGCGGCGACGAGGGGCTGGATAGGCTGCGCAGCGACCACTACGACATGGTGCTGCTGGACCTGAAGATGGAGGGGCGCACCGGGCTCTCCGTGCTCCAGGAGCTGCGCGTATCCGGCAACGACGTGCCCGTTCTCATGCTGACCGGCTACGCCACCGTGGACAGTGCGGTGCAGGCGCTGAAGCTGGGCGCGGACGACTACCTGACCAAGCCCTGCGACAACCACGTGCTTCGCCAGAAGATCCGCACCGTCCTCGCGCGCCGCGAGCCGGTGCTGGGTGCGGGGGCACGGCGGCTGGTGGCGACCACCACCAAGATGCGCGAGGTGCTCCGCGCCATCTCCCGCGTCGCCCCCACGGAAAGCACCGTGCTGCTGCGTGGTGAGACGGGCTCGGGGAAGGAGGTCATCGCCCGGGCCCTTCACGAGGAAAGCCCGCGGCGGGCGCGGGCCTTCGTGGCGGTCAACTGCTCGTCGCTGGCGGAGGGGCTGCTGGAGAGCGAGCTCTTTGGCCACGCGCGCGGAGCCTTCACCGGCGCCGTCACGGACCGCAAGGGGCTGTTCGAGGAGGCCAACGCCGGCACGCTCTTCCTCGACGAGATCGGCGACGTTTCGCCGGCAATGCAGGCCAAGCTGCTGCGAGTGCTGCAGGAGCGGGAGGTGGTGCGGGTGGGGACGTCGCGGCCCGTGTCGGTGGACGTGCGCGTGGTCGCGGCCACGCACCAGGACCTGGAGGCGATGGTGGAGGAGGGGCGCTTCCGAAAGGATCTCTACTTCCGCCTCAAGGTCTTCCAGATCCGCGTTCCGCCGCTGCGCGACCACCCGGACGACATCCCCGCGCTGGTGGCCGCCGCGCTCGCTCGCTGGAACGAGCGCAGCGAAGCCTCGCGCCGCGTGGCCGGCGTCTCCGACGAGGCGATGGAGCTCCTCACGGCGTACGACTGGCCGGGCAACGTGCGCGAGCTGATGGCGGCGGCGGAGTACTCGTGCATCGTGTGCGAGGGCGGCCGCATCCTCCCCTGCCACCTGCCGGAGGAGATCCGTGAGGGCGCCGGCACTTTTGCCACGGGCGACGGCCGCAAGGCGGGCGCCGTGGATTCACGCCCCGAGATCGGCCGCCGCTACCAGGCCCCTGATTCCGACGCCGAGCGCGAGGCGATCCGCTCCGCCCTCGAGGAGGCCAACGGCAACCGCACCAAGGCCGCCGCCGCCCTGGGGATGGGGCGCACGACGTTGTGGCAGAAGCTCAAGGAGTACGGGTTGTAG
- a CDS encoding S8 family peptidase has translation MNYFRLLCAAALSLGVSIPAQAQGAPAQQDTSPANWWQQEGRYPGIGAERLYREVLANRRPARSVVVAIIDSGTDVAHPDLDGSLWTNPREVAGNGRDDDGNGYVDDVHGWNFIGGRDGRNVGVDTYEVIRIYGQLRRYEGANPDTLRGDARREYDLFREVKPQVERQRTGAQQSLAEIREYEKVLNRALGILRTQVGADSLTVENVTRIQSVRQDVTAAKQLFLGLAQQGFSPRQVIEQRKDLEDRVLYALNPDFDPRTTIVGDNYANVTERVYGNRDVKGPFGDHGTHVAGIVAAERGNGLGIDGVAPAGTRLMIVRTVPNGDERDKDVANAIRYAADNGANVINMSFGKGYSPQKRAVDDAVRYAESKGVLLVHAAGNDGENLNEKKNFPTPRFEGGGAARSWIEVGASSWEGPDHLAAPFSNWGKGQVDVFAPGSQILSTIPGGGYERNSGTSMAAPVVSGVAALLMSYFPNLTAMQVKQIILDSSTKYPDQMVVRPGTENERVRFGDLSTTGGIVNVYAAFQMAERMRGPARR, from the coding sequence ATGAACTACTTCCGTCTGCTCTGCGCCGCGGCGCTTTCGCTCGGCGTCTCCATTCCGGCGCAGGCCCAGGGCGCGCCGGCGCAGCAGGATACTTCGCCGGCCAACTGGTGGCAGCAGGAAGGCCGCTACCCGGGGATCGGCGCCGAGCGGCTCTACCGCGAGGTGCTGGCCAACCGCCGGCCCGCGCGCTCCGTCGTCGTCGCCATCATCGACTCCGGCACCGACGTGGCGCACCCCGACCTGGACGGGAGCCTGTGGACCAACCCGCGCGAGGTGGCGGGGAACGGCCGCGACGACGACGGCAACGGCTACGTGGACGACGTCCACGGCTGGAACTTCATCGGCGGGCGCGACGGGCGGAACGTGGGCGTGGACACCTACGAGGTGATCCGCATCTATGGCCAGCTCCGCCGCTACGAGGGCGCCAACCCGGACACGCTGCGCGGCGACGCCCGGCGCGAGTACGACCTCTTTCGCGAGGTCAAGCCGCAGGTGGAGCGGCAGCGGACCGGCGCGCAGCAGTCGCTCGCCGAGATCCGCGAGTACGAAAAGGTGCTGAACCGCGCGCTCGGCATCCTGCGCACGCAGGTCGGCGCCGACTCGCTGACGGTGGAGAACGTCACGCGCATCCAGTCGGTGCGGCAGGACGTGACGGCGGCGAAGCAGCTCTTCCTGGGCCTCGCGCAGCAGGGGTTCTCGCCCCGGCAGGTGATCGAGCAGCGCAAGGACCTTGAGGACCGGGTGCTCTATGCGCTGAACCCGGACTTCGACCCGCGCACCACCATCGTGGGCGACAACTACGCCAACGTCACGGAGCGGGTGTACGGGAACCGCGACGTCAAGGGTCCGTTCGGCGACCACGGCACGCACGTGGCCGGGATCGTGGCGGCGGAGCGGGGGAACGGGCTGGGGATCGACGGCGTGGCACCGGCGGGGACGCGCCTGATGATCGTGCGCACCGTCCCCAACGGCGACGAGCGCGACAAGGACGTGGCGAACGCAATCCGCTACGCGGCGGACAACGGCGCCAACGTCATCAACATGAGCTTCGGCAAGGGGTACTCGCCCCAGAAGCGCGCGGTGGACGACGCCGTGCGCTACGCGGAGTCCAAGGGCGTCCTCCTGGTGCACGCCGCCGGCAACGACGGCGAGAATCTGAACGAGAAGAAGAACTTCCCCACTCCCCGCTTCGAGGGCGGTGGCGCGGCGCGGAGCTGGATCGAGGTGGGCGCGTCGTCGTGGGAGGGGCCGGATCACCTCGCGGCGCCGTTCTCCAACTGGGGGAAGGGGCAGGTGGACGTCTTCGCGCCGGGCTCGCAGATCCTCTCCACCATCCCGGGCGGCGGCTACGAGCGCAACTCGGGGACGAGCATGGCCGCGCCGGTGGTGAGCGGCGTGGCGGCGCTGCTGATGTCGTACTTCCCGAACCTGACGGCGATGCAGGTCAAGCAGATCATCCTGGATTCCTCCACGAAGTACCCGGACCAGATGGTGGTGCGCCCCGGCACGGAAAACGAGCGCGTGCGCTTCGGCGACCTCTCGACGACGGGCGGCATCGTGAACGTGTACGCCGCCTTCCAGATGGCCGAGCGGATGAGGGGCCCCGCGCGGCGCTGA
- a CDS encoding plastocyanin/azurin family copper-binding protein, producing the protein MTIKSIYSFGCAAFATTVVAASLGGCFSERVAGSTGGSAAELCGGTQANVVRIRNFAFGPGELRVRPGTRVIFANCDGVQHSSTSDAEGAESWDSGLITPNTTFEHTFTDAGRFPYHCEPHPSMKGTIVVE; encoded by the coding sequence ATGACCATCAAATCGATCTACAGCTTCGGCTGCGCGGCCTTTGCCACGACGGTCGTGGCGGCATCGCTGGGCGGGTGCTTCTCCGAGCGGGTGGCGGGGAGCACGGGCGGGAGCGCGGCCGAGCTTTGCGGCGGCACGCAGGCCAACGTGGTGCGCATCCGCAACTTCGCCTTCGGTCCGGGCGAGCTGCGGGTGCGCCCCGGCACGCGCGTGATCTTCGCCAACTGCGACGGCGTCCAGCACTCCTCCACCTCCGACGCCGAGGGCGCCGAGAGCTGGGACTCGGGCCTGATCACTCCCAACACCACCTTTGAGCACACCTTCACCGATGCCGGCCGCTTCCCCTACCACTGCGAGCCGCACCCGTCGATGAAGGGGACGATCGTGGTGGAGTGA